The genomic window GCCTGCTGCTCCGGCCAAAGACCTGCCGGTGAGGTTTAAAAATTCTTTCCGGGAAAGATGGGGTTTTACAGGATGATCTGAGGATTCCATAAGATTTATTTTGTGATTGATTGGTGTGTTTTGTATTAAAAAAGAAAAGCCGTAAAAAGATGCAGTCCCTACGACCACTGTCAGAGATTCAATAAAAATGCCAATGTAATTTTCATGGAGCCATAACAGCTTCCAGGTTTTAAATCATTAATTTTCGCTAAAGAATTTCAGAGAATTTCAATTGACTTATTGTAAATTTAACTGAAGATCTACTGGAAGTCCGTCTAAATTTTATCATTAAGTAATGAAGATATTTTAGCTTTAAAAATCAATTTATTAGTACAGCTTTATGAAATTAATTCATTGAAATATATTTTTTTAAAGTAAAATTATTCCGCAGTAATTATAATTAATTCATAGTTCAGGCTATATTTCATTATTACATTTCAGATAAATAAAGAAAAACACAGAATGGTGTGCATCTATGCTCCGGTTTTCCTAACTTGTTGTCATGATCAGCAACCAGTTTTCCGGTGCAACGGATTTTATAGGTTTTGTTTCTTCTCTTTCGCCTCTTGAAAGTGAAGCCAGAGAGATGCTGGCATCAAAACTTTATGCAAAGCAATACCGGAAAGGTGAGCTGATCCTGGAAACCGGCACAGTCTGTAACCGGATTTATTTTATAGACCGTGGTTTAGTAAAAACCTTCTTTTATACGGATACCCGTGAATTTATCATGCGCTTTTTTCCTGAAGGCCATCTATTTACCGTTCTCGACAGTTTTGTGCTTCAGCAGCCTTCCTCCTACTCCGTGCAGGCCCTGGAAGACACGGTGATTACCTGCCTCAATCATGATGAACTGGAAATGCTTTGCGGAAAATACCATTCCGTAGAAACCTTTTACCGGAAACTGCTCGCCCTGGCTGCGGTGAATATGATGAACCGGATCGGCGGTACGCTGGAAGAAAAGGCCCAGATTGCGTATAATAGGTTTTTGAAAGAATACGGATCATTACTGCAACGGATCAGCCTGGCCGATCTGGCTTCTTACCTGGGCATTACCCAAGTGTCTCTAAGCAGAATCAGGGCAATGAAATAGTTTTTATCATTTGATAAATGCCGGCTGATGCAACCGATGTACCTTCGGATCAAATCTATCCGTTATGAAAAATCCATTGTCATTATCTCAGAAATTAAGCTTTCTTGCAGCCTGTCTTTTTACGATTGTTGCTCCGGTCATGGGGTATTTATCCATAGGACTTGCCCCTGTTGTTATTGTCGGAGGCTCGGCTTTGGTCGGGCTGTTCTGTTGGTCTTTCACATATTTAAGAAATCCGGTACATCCTAGAATCATTCTTCCGCTTTTTATCCTTACGGTCGCGGGCCTACAGATTCATATTGTTGAGGAATACCTGATGGGATTTGCTCCGGCTATGAGCAGGCTTTTCGGGATTCCGTGGAGTGAAAAAAGCTTTCTGATGGTATTTGCGCTTATCGGTCCGGTGATTTACACCCTCACTTCGCTCGGACTCTATTATAAGATTCCAATTGCCGGCTTTGTAGCCTGGTTCATCTTTATCGGTCCCGGCGTTGCCGAATTTACGCATTTCATCTTTCCGCTGATTGCTCCCGATCTTCTCCCTCACGATCCGCATCCGGTAACTGCATCCATCGATGGAACCCGGATTCCGGAGATGCCCAACTTTTATTTCCGGACCACCCAACAGTATTATTTTCCCGGGATGTGGACTGCAATTCTTCCGATGATTCCCGGATGCCTGACCATTTACCGTTTACTCATCAGAAAAGAGAACCGTTTAAAACATCAGCAATGAATACCTCTTACTATTCAGTGCGGCTTTAATTATTCTGTTCCCGTGCGATGCTGCAAAATATTGATCAGTTTTCCAAAAGGATCACGGACATAAAATCGTCGGACCTCCCAGGGTTCGTCAGCCGGTCCATATTCAATAGAAAAACCAGCCTCTTTCATCCGGTTATACACCGCATCAACATCGTTTACTTCTATGGAAAGATCAGGAACAGCCGTCCCGGACCCGCCTTCCACAGCAAAACTTACCTGGACGTTCATCGTTTCTTCAGTGCCGTAGGTGGCGATCCAGCCGTGATCCATCAGTACCTGAAGGTTTAGGATTTCACCGTAGAACACTGCCGCAGCAAC from Chryseobacterium sp. SORGH_AS_0447 includes these protein-coding regions:
- a CDS encoding Crp/Fnr family transcriptional regulator encodes the protein MISNQFSGATDFIGFVSSLSPLESEAREMLASKLYAKQYRKGELILETGTVCNRIYFIDRGLVKTFFYTDTREFIMRFFPEGHLFTVLDSFVLQQPSSYSVQALEDTVITCLNHDELEMLCGKYHSVETFYRKLLALAAVNMMNRIGGTLEEKAQIAYNRFLKEYGSLLQRISLADLASYLGITQVSLSRIRAMK
- a CDS encoding VOC family protein — protein: MKPIKVKRIVANIQTPDMVAAAVFYGEILNLQVLMDHGWIATYGTEETMNVQVSFAVEGGSGTAVPDLSIEVNDVDAVYNRMKEAGFSIEYGPADEPWEVRRFYVRDPFGKLINILQHRTGTE